From Pseudoleptotrichia goodfellowii, a single genomic window includes:
- the tpiA gene encoding triose-phosphate isomerase: MRRVIVAGNWKMNKTAKEAAKFISELKPLVTDVKKTGIVIGAPFTALESAVKEAAGSNVKIAAQNMNPNDNGAYTGEISPLMLKDLGVEYVILGHSERREYYGETDKFINEKVKAALKHGLKPILCVGEKLEERENGTTEKVVKEQTVGGLEGISAADMANVVIAYEPVWAIGTGKTASPAQAQEVHAFIRKLLTDLYGAEVAENVTVQYGGSMKADNAFELISQKDIDGGLVGGASLEAGSFAEIIKAGDSI, translated from the coding sequence ATGAGAAGAGTAATAGTAGCGGGGAACTGGAAAATGAATAAAACTGCGAAAGAGGCTGCAAAATTCATATCCGAATTAAAACCTTTGGTAACAGATGTTAAAAAAACGGGAATTGTTATAGGAGCACCTTTTACAGCTTTAGAATCGGCCGTAAAAGAAGCTGCAGGAAGTAATGTGAAAATTGCTGCACAAAATATGAATCCAAATGATAACGGGGCATACACAGGAGAAATTTCGCCGTTAATGTTAAAAGATTTAGGTGTAGAATATGTTATTTTAGGACATTCCGAAAGAAGAGAATACTACGGAGAAACTGACAAATTTATAAATGAAAAAGTAAAAGCAGCTTTAAAACACGGATTGAAACCTATTTTATGTGTAGGAGAAAAATTAGAAGAAAGAGAAAACGGAACTACTGAAAAAGTAGTAAAAGAGCAGACTGTAGGAGGATTGGAAGGGATTTCTGCAGCAGATATGGCAAATGTTGTTATAGCTTATGAGCCTGTCTGGGCTATCGGAACAGGAAAAACTGCAAGTCCTGCACAAGCTCAGGAAGTACACGCATTTATAAGAAAACTGTTGACAGACTTGTACGGAGCGGAAGTTGCCGAAAATGTAACAGTTCAATACGGAGGATCTATGAAAGCCGACAATGCCTTTGAATTGATTTCTCAAAAAGATATAGACGGAGGATTAGTCGGAGGAGCAAGTTTGGAAGCAGGAAGTTTTGCAGAAATAATTAAAGCGGGAGATTCAATATAA
- the hemB gene encoding porphobilinogen synthase — protein sequence MYKRHRKLRNNSMIRNLVKDVYLEKNDLIYPVFIEEGENIKNEIKSMPGIFRYSLDKIDEELEELVKLGINSILLFGIPEHKDEYATESYSEDGIIQRAIRYIKSKYPNFLIIGDVCCCEYTSHGHCGILDEHGYVKNDETLEILAKIALSYAKAGVDIIAPSDMMDGRVEKISEILAKNNFANIPVMSYSVKYSSSFYGPFRDAADSAPKFGDRKSYQMDFRYAGDALSEVKADLKQGADIVIVKPALAYLDILTKVKETFGVPVVAYNVSGEYSMVKAAAINGWINEKNIVMEQMYAFKRAGANAIITYFAKDVARYLNEEN from the coding sequence ATGTATAAAAGACACAGAAAACTTAGAAATAACAGTATGATAAGAAATTTGGTAAAAGATGTATATCTTGAAAAAAATGACTTAATATACCCTGTTTTTATTGAAGAAGGGGAAAATATAAAAAATGAAATAAAATCAATGCCGGGTATTTTCAGATATTCCCTTGATAAAATTGATGAAGAACTGGAAGAATTAGTAAAACTTGGAATAAACTCGATACTGCTGTTTGGAATACCTGAACATAAAGACGAGTATGCTACTGAAAGTTACAGCGAAGATGGAATTATTCAGAGAGCGATAAGATATATAAAAAGTAAATATCCTAATTTTCTTATAATCGGAGATGTATGCTGCTGCGAATATACGAGTCATGGGCATTGTGGAATACTTGACGAACATGGATATGTGAAAAATGATGAAACATTGGAAATTCTCGCTAAAATTGCATTATCTTATGCAAAGGCGGGAGTGGACATTATAGCTCCGTCCGATATGATGGACGGAAGAGTGGAAAAAATATCGGAAATACTTGCAAAAAATAACTTTGCAAATATTCCTGTTATGTCTTATTCGGTAAAATACTCGTCTTCTTTTTACGGACCTTTCAGAGATGCTGCCGATTCCGCTCCGAAATTCGGAGACAGAAAGTCCTATCAGATGGATTTCAGATATGCGGGAGATGCTTTGAGCGAAGTAAAAGCCGATTTGAAACAGGGAGCGGATATAGTAATAGTAAAACCTGCCCTTGCTTATTTGGATATATTGACAAAGGTAAAAGAAACATTCGGAGTTCCTGTTGTTGCTTATAATGTGTCCGGAGAATATTCCATGGTAAAAGCTGCTGCAATTAACGGTTGGATAAATGAAAAAAATATTGTTATGGAACAGATGTATGCTTTTAAAAGAGCAGGAGCAAATGCAATAATAACGTATTTTGCCAAAGATGTAGCCCGTTATTTGAATGAAGAAAACTAA
- the cobC gene encoding alpha-ribazole phosphatase, producing MKNRQTNVIFIRHGETDMNKENLYFGHLDPELNETGIYQLKKTRKLLKYFEKNINIVYSSDLKRCMESTGILKIGAKIKKIPLNEFREMNFGIFEGKTYEEISDEFPEEVEKMNKDWREYKVPQGESLKEVMERVVEKLEELIKKHKNKTIVIVSHAGVIKSIVSYYLYGNLDGYWKIKVDNGSMTKMCILEDGFTYFDYINRL from the coding sequence ATGAAAAATAGACAGACTAATGTCATATTTATAAGACACGGCGAAACCGATATGAATAAAGAAAACCTTTATTTCGGTCATTTGGACCCTGAATTAAATGAAACTGGAATATATCAGCTCAAAAAAACAAGAAAACTTTTGAAATATTTTGAGAAAAATATAAATATTGTATATTCCAGTGATTTGAAAAGATGTATGGAAAGTACAGGTATTTTAAAAATAGGAGCTAAAATAAAAAAGATACCGCTAAATGAATTTCGGGAAATGAATTTCGGGATATTTGAAGGAAAAACTTATGAAGAAATAAGTGACGAATTTCCTGAAGAAGTCGAAAAAATGAATAAAGACTGGAGAGAATATAAAGTGCCTCAGGGAGAAAGCCTTAAAGAAGTTATGGAAAGAGTCGTCGAAAAACTTGAGGAACTGATAAAAAAACATAAAAATAAAACAATAGTAATAGTATCTCATGCCGGAGTTATAAAAAGTATAGTAAGCTATTATTTATACGGAAATTTGGACGGATACTGGAAAATAAAAGTAGATAACGGTTCGATGACTAAAATGTGCATACTGGAAGACGGATTTACTTATTTTGATTATATAAACAGACTTTAA
- a CDS encoding preprotein translocase subunit SecG gives MENLLVVALVALAVIMIVVILLQPDRSQGLAKNSNVLDQEKEGIEKFTEYIAAAFLIVAVLFQIIR, from the coding sequence TTGGAAAATCTTTTAGTAGTAGCATTGGTAGCTTTGGCTGTAATAATGATAGTAGTTATTCTTCTTCAACCTGACAGAAGTCAGGGGTTAGCTAAAAACTCGAATGTTCTGGATCAGGAAAAAGAAGGAATTGAAAAATTTACAGAATATATAGCAGCAGCATTTTTAATAGTTGCAGTTTTATTTCAAATAATAAGATAG
- a CDS encoding transposase zinc-binding domain-containing protein: MTSKHFIQNKLKTIFSNKNIVLNSLNFCKKNYLNPKHLQYIKFSISKFLACRDLSKGFVSFKCPNCPITHKFPLSCKSRLCPSCGRNFGLIIFINIF; encoded by the coding sequence ATGACTAGTAAACACTTTATACAAAATAAACTGAAAACTATCTTCAGTAATAAAAACATTGTACTAAATTCTTTAAACTTTTGCAAGAAAAATTATCTTAACCCTAAGCACCTTCAATATATTAAATTTTCTATCTCTAAATTTCTTGCTTGTAGAGATTTATCCAAAGGCTTTGTTTCTTTCAAATGCCCTAACTGTCCTATTACTCACAAATTCCCTCTTTCCTGTAAATCCAGACTCTGTCCTTCTTGCGGTCGCAACTTTGGACTGATAATATTCATAAACATATTCTAA
- a CDS encoding precorrin-2 dehydrogenase/sirohydrochlorin ferrochelatase family protein, with protein sequence MFFPMFVNVENKEILVIGGGKIGARKAELLKEYGGNVTVYSEVVTEEALIKIEGIKIVNKNLSHDENEIKELVKKYFVVVAATNDEELNDKTAHICIAENVLVNNVSSKTEMNSMFGAIVKNKEFQIGISSYGKSCRRSKALKGRVQKVIDEIAAMSE encoded by the coding sequence ATGTTTTTTCCAATGTTTGTAAACGTTGAAAATAAAGAGATTTTAGTAATAGGAGGAGGAAAAATCGGGGCAAGAAAAGCTGAGCTTTTAAAAGAGTACGGAGGAAATGTTACTGTTTATTCGGAAGTAGTTACTGAAGAAGCGTTGATAAAAATCGAAGGGATAAAAATAGTAAATAAAAATTTATCTCACGATGAAAATGAAATAAAAGAACTGGTTAAAAAATATTTTGTGGTAGTTGCTGCAACTAATGATGAAGAGTTAAACGATAAAACAGCTCATATCTGTATAGCTGAAAATGTTCTTGTAAATAATGTTTCTTCAAAAACAGAAATGAACTCCATGTTCGGAGCAATAGTTAAAAATAAAGAATTTCAAATAGGAATATCTTCATACGGAAAAAGCTGCAGAAGATCGAAAGCTTTAAAAGGAAGAGTACAGAAAGTAATAGATGAAATTGCTGCAATGAGTGAGTAA
- the pncB gene encoding nicotinate phosphoribosyltransferase: MDKFFKFLNSDRYQYTESEIYLKNNMENQIAVFDIFLRTEKEKDYAIVYGISDVLELIDILNSTSYEEKKKYLSKILKNEDLTEYIANMKFTGSVKGVRDGETVFTDEPILTIIAPLIQGKILETPILNILNYQILTATVTSKITLAAKDKEVLFFGTRRVPGFEASMAMTKASYIAGCISHSNIMGEYFYDLKSTGTMTHGYVQSFGTEKDSEYRAFDTFIKTCKDEKLPLIMLTDTYSVLKSGIHSAIRAFRDNNINDDYEGIYGIRIDSGNLLNLSKKCREILDDEGFRKAKIILTGGIDEGKIRRLMKQGVQADMFGVGDAIALPKKEISTVYKMSRIEQTDVMKISDDKGKMSYPGDKEIYRTYKNNNFFDVVTLKDEKEEMEILKKEKYRKLTLDFIIDGEKIEENIELLGLTETKRYYENNVFYLKEIYNETQKRKRIRFSKGIKKLKEELTKF, encoded by the coding sequence ATGGATAAATTTTTTAAATTTTTAAATTCGGACAGGTATCAGTATACTGAAAGTGAGATATATTTGAAAAATAACATGGAAAATCAAATTGCCGTATTTGATATATTTTTGCGTACGGAAAAAGAAAAGGATTACGCGATCGTATACGGAATATCTGATGTTTTGGAGCTTATAGACATACTTAACAGTACTTCTTATGAAGAGAAAAAGAAATACCTGTCAAAAATACTGAAAAACGAAGATTTGACAGAATATATTGCAAATATGAAGTTTACAGGCTCTGTTAAAGGAGTAAGAGACGGAGAAACAGTTTTTACCGATGAGCCGATTTTGACTATTATTGCACCTCTTATTCAGGGGAAAATATTGGAAACACCGATTTTAAATATATTGAATTATCAGATTCTGACAGCAACGGTTACTTCAAAAATAACACTGGCTGCAAAAGACAAGGAAGTGCTGTTTTTCGGGACGAGAAGAGTGCCGGGATTTGAGGCGTCTATGGCTATGACAAAGGCATCTTATATTGCGGGATGTATTTCCCATTCAAATATAATGGGAGAGTATTTTTATGACTTGAAAAGTACGGGAACTATGACTCACGGATATGTGCAGAGTTTCGGCACTGAAAAAGATTCCGAATACAGAGCTTTCGACACCTTTATAAAGACATGCAAAGATGAAAAACTGCCTCTGATAATGCTCACAGATACATATAGTGTCTTGAAAAGCGGCATACACAGTGCAATAAGAGCTTTCAGAGACAATAATATAAATGATGATTATGAGGGAATATACGGAATAAGAATAGACTCGGGAAATTTATTGAATCTTTCAAAAAAATGCAGAGAAATATTGGATGACGAAGGATTCAGAAAAGCCAAGATTATTTTGACAGGCGGAATTGACGAAGGGAAAATAAGACGGCTCATGAAACAGGGAGTGCAGGCTGATATGTTTGGAGTTGGAGATGCCATAGCATTGCCTAAAAAGGAAATAAGCACTGTTTATAAAATGTCCAGAATAGAACAGACAGATGTAATGAAAATTTCCGATGATAAAGGTAAAATGTCTTATCCGGGAGATAAAGAAATTTATAGAACTTATAAAAATAACAATTTTTTTGATGTTGTCACACTAAAAGATGAAAAAGAGGAAATGGAAATACTGAAAAAGGAAAAATACAGAAAATTAACTCTGGATTTTATAATAGACGGGGAAAAAATTGAGGAAAATATAGAATTGCTGGGGTTGACCGAAACAAAAAGATATTATGAAAATAACGTTTTTTATTTAAAGGAAATCTATAATGAAACTCAGAAAAGAAAAAGGATAAGATTTTCCAAAGGGATAAAAAAATTAAAAGAAGAATTGACAAAGTTTTAA
- a CDS encoding Cof-type HAD-IIB family hydrolase yields the protein MDYKLIATDMDGTLLNDRHLISEGNVQAIKEVQKKGVKFVLASGRPSFAMLNYAKKLEMDKNEGYVLAFNGGQLINMSDGKVMFHEGLNKEDIEKVYNASKEIGLPMVLYAGDTVYANGNSEYVQFEVNQCEMKFVEFKSLEELYGYGIKETTKCMIIGNGESVKKAEKYMKSKYEKDYFIAISAPIFLEIANKNINKGKTLKKLGEITGIDTSEMIAVGDSYNDAPLLEVVGMPVAVENAVPKIKEMSKFESTSNNNDALKTVIEEFFMK from the coding sequence ATGGATTATAAGCTGATAGCAACAGATATGGACGGAACTTTATTGAATGACAGACATTTGATTTCCGAAGGAAATGTTCAGGCAATAAAAGAAGTTCAAAAAAAAGGGGTAAAATTTGTGTTGGCAAGCGGAAGACCGAGTTTTGCAATGCTGAATTATGCAAAGAAGTTGGAAATGGACAAAAACGAGGGGTATGTGTTGGCATTTAACGGGGGTCAGCTTATAAATATGTCAGACGGAAAAGTCATGTTTCATGAAGGGCTTAATAAAGAAGATATAGAAAAAGTGTACAATGCTTCAAAAGAAATAGGACTTCCTATGGTTTTATATGCAGGAGACACTGTCTATGCAAACGGAAATTCCGAATATGTGCAGTTTGAAGTAAATCAATGTGAAATGAAATTTGTAGAATTTAAAAGTCTTGAAGAGTTATACGGATACGGAATAAAAGAAACTACAAAATGTATGATTATAGGAAATGGAGAAAGTGTCAAAAAAGCCGAAAAATATATGAAATCAAAATACGAAAAAGATTATTTTATTGCAATATCGGCTCCCATTTTTCTTGAAATTGCAAATAAAAATATAAATAAAGGTAAAACATTGAAAAAACTGGGAGAGATAACAGGAATAGATACAAGTGAAATGATAGCAGTCGGGGACAGCTATAACGATGCTCCTTTACTTGAAGTTGTGGGGATGCCTGTCGCTGTAGAAAATGCAGTTCCGAAAATAAAAGAGATGTCTAAATTTGAAAGTACTTCCAATAATAATGATGCTTTAAAAACTGTTATTGAGGAGTTTTTTATGAAATAG
- the mnmH gene encoding tRNA 2-selenouridine(34) synthase MnmH encodes MIIAQSYEELLKKNKKLVFIDVRSPKEYKEAHIPDAVNIPVFSDKEREIIGTLYKKEGKKEAIREALKRVGPKVYDIYTEMEKYVERDAEIVVYCARGGMRSSAIVSFFKEFSLPLVKLAKGYKGYRNYLNEKLPEMVAQCEYVALYGKTGSGKTKILKVLEKKGYDVLDLEECANNRGSLLGSIGLGEKYSQKFFESQVLKRFLSFKTKKIIIEGESKRIGNIVMPKYLYEAVINSEKLLIETELAKRIDIIKEEYLKESYEKKEIIETMKKLGRYIGEKQINEYIERIKKEEYDFVIKELIEKYYDKVYTTKNKVFQKTFYNKNEEECADEIVKYIFG; translated from the coding sequence ATGATTATTGCTCAAAGTTACGAAGAGTTGTTGAAAAAGAATAAGAAGCTCGTTTTTATTGATGTGAGAAGTCCTAAAGAATATAAAGAGGCCCATATACCCGATGCGGTAAATATACCTGTATTTTCAGATAAAGAAAGAGAAATAATAGGTACTTTGTATAAAAAAGAAGGGAAAAAAGAGGCAATACGTGAGGCACTGAAAAGAGTAGGTCCTAAAGTATATGATATTTATACGGAAATGGAAAAATATGTAGAAAGAGATGCGGAAATAGTAGTCTACTGTGCAAGGGGAGGAATGAGGTCATCAGCTATTGTTTCTTTTTTTAAAGAATTTTCTTTGCCTCTCGTGAAATTAGCCAAAGGGTATAAAGGATACAGAAATTACCTTAATGAAAAACTTCCCGAAATGGTAGCTCAGTGTGAATATGTAGCTTTATACGGGAAAACAGGCTCAGGAAAAACGAAAATACTTAAAGTCCTTGAAAAGAAAGGTTATGATGTTCTTGATTTGGAAGAATGTGCCAATAATAGAGGATCTTTGTTGGGAAGTATAGGATTGGGAGAGAAATATTCTCAAAAGTTTTTTGAATCCCAAGTTTTAAAAAGATTTCTTTCTTTTAAAACAAAAAAAATTATAATTGAAGGGGAGAGTAAAAGAATAGGAAATATAGTAATGCCTAAATATTTATACGAAGCAGTAATAAATTCGGAAAAACTTCTTATAGAAACCGAACTTGCTAAAAGGATAGATATTATAAAAGAAGAGTATCTCAAAGAAAGTTATGAAAAAAAAGAAATCATAGAAACAATGAAAAAATTGGGAAGATATATAGGGGAAAAGCAGATAAACGAATATATCGAGAGAATAAAAAAAGAGGAGTATGATTTTGTAATTAAGGAATTGATTGAAAAATATTATGATAAAGTGTATACAACGAAAAATAAGGTTTTTCAGAAAACTTTTTATAACAAAAACGAAGAAGAGTGTGCAGATGAGATAGTAAAATACATATTCGGATAA
- the cobS gene encoding adenosylcobinamide-GDP ribazoletransferase yields the protein MIKQFLILIQFMTRIPVFVNVEYDEEKLGKSIKYFPLVGAVIGIFLFGINFLAGKVTGNRQIIAVIIVVAEIFITGILHIDGLADTFDGLFSYAKKERMLEIMKDSRIGTNGAVVLILYFITKIILLSEVKPEYILLYPIISRLSTSMNAGLGEYARKDGMSNSIIEKNGPKEAVISVVITAVLSFLILKIKGLGVLAAAIVFILIFMRNVKKKIGGITGDTMGASLELTSILILLTGVILK from the coding sequence ATGATAAAACAATTTTTAATTTTAATACAGTTCATGACAAGAATACCCGTTTTTGTAAATGTGGAATATGACGAAGAAAAGCTTGGGAAATCTATAAAATACTTTCCTTTGGTAGGAGCAGTTATCGGGATTTTTCTTTTCGGAATAAATTTTTTAGCGGGAAAAGTTACGGGAAACAGACAGATCATAGCTGTAATTATTGTTGTTGCGGAAATTTTTATAACAGGAATACTGCATATTGACGGATTGGCGGATACTTTTGACGGGTTGTTCAGTTATGCAAAAAAAGAAAGAATGCTCGAAATTATGAAAGATTCGAGAATAGGGACTAACGGAGCGGTAGTTCTTATACTTTATTTCATAACAAAAATAATACTGCTTTCGGAAGTAAAACCCGAATATATACTTTTATATCCGATAATTTCAAGGCTTTCCACGTCCATGAATGCAGGATTGGGAGAATATGCGAGAAAAGACGGTATGAGTAACAGCATAATCGAGAAAAACGGTCCGAAAGAAGCGGTTATTTCCGTTGTTATAACAGCAGTCCTGTCCTTTTTAATATTGAAAATAAAAGGACTTGGAGTTTTAGCTGCAGCTATTGTATTTATACTCATTTTTATGAGAAACGTAAAAAAGAAAATAGGGGGAATAACAGGAGATACAATGGGAGCATCTCTTGAACTGACCTCAATTTTGATTTTATTAACAGGAGTAATATTGAAATGA
- a CDS encoding IS91 family transposase, with product MRSQLWTDNIHKHILNIPHRHVLFTIPKACRMFFFYDRNLLSKLSVAVNDIFKFQFHNISKKNKRINKISKSSKYYFTDSDILHYGLISVIHTFGRDLKWNPHIHAIVSLGGFNKNFDFKKLEYFNVDTIAAQWKYHVLDIISKGNYPNQKIKRLAKITVNKLYSQNARFFFNVRSGDVNNTKGIIKYLGRYLARSPIAEYKITDITDNEVTFFYNDLANDKQKTFITMPIQKFISQILIHVPPKNFKMVNRYGLYARHISNKLKRAVIPFKKNIVPNKFSFYQRQTFKTFGINPFYCPICNIRMIVWEFYHYLYPKPKRYY from the coding sequence TTGCGGTCGCAACTTTGGACTGATAATATTCATAAACATATTCTAAACATTCCTCACAGACATGTTCTTTTTACTATTCCTAAAGCATGCAGAATGTTTTTCTTCTATGATAGAAATCTCCTTTCTAAGCTTTCTGTCGCTGTTAATGATATCTTTAAATTTCAGTTCCATAATATTTCTAAAAAGAATAAAAGAATTAATAAAATTTCCAAATCTTCTAAATATTACTTCACTGATTCTGATATTCTTCATTATGGTCTTATTTCTGTTATTCATACTTTCGGGCGTGATTTAAAATGGAATCCTCATATTCACGCTATCGTTTCTCTCGGAGGATTTAATAAAAATTTTGATTTTAAAAAACTTGAATACTTTAATGTTGATACTATTGCAGCTCAATGGAAATATCACGTCCTTGATATTATTTCTAAGGGGAACTATCCTAATCAAAAAATTAAAAGATTAGCTAAAATTACTGTCAATAAGCTATATAGTCAAAATGCAAGATTCTTTTTTAATGTCAGAAGCGGTGATGTCAATAACACCAAAGGTATTATCAAATACTTAGGTCGATATCTTGCACGTTCTCCTATTGCTGAGTATAAAATTACTGATATTACTGACAATGAAGTTACTTTCTTTTACAATGATTTAGCTAATGATAAACAAAAAACATTTATTACTATGCCTATTCAAAAATTTATTTCCCAAATTTTAATCCATGTACCTCCTAAAAATTTTAAAATGGTTAATAGATATGGACTATATGCAAGACATATTTCCAATAAGCTAAAAAGAGCTGTTATTCCTTTTAAGAAGAATATTGTCCCTAATAAATTTTCTTTTTATCAAAGACAAACATTTAAAACTTTCGGTATAAATCCTTTCTATTGTCCTATATGTAACATTAGAATGATTGTATGGGAATTTTATCATTATTTATATCCCAAACCTAAAAGATATTATTAA
- the trkA gene encoding Trk system potassium transporter TrkA, which yields MKIVIVGAGVVGESLCSELSEEGNDVILIEKREEVLNRIIDTNDITGLVGNGASYENLFEAGADKADVFIAVTEADELNIISCIIAQKIGAKYTIARVRNPEYSADKKFVREGLGISMMINPEEEAAKSIMNKLKFSNATSVDSIFSNRATILELEITKESSLKGIMLKDLDKVTSEKIIIFIVKRGNEVFIPSGNFVLEEDDSIYVTGTSDAVMKFYNEMGYQHKNINSAMLIGGGTISHYLTERLLKIKKQVKIIESDRERAEKLSRSYPNAIVIKGDETDQELLLNEGIKNYDAVLALTDKDEENIVISMFAESVNEGKVITKMSRTLLLPILEEKGLYSVIVPKKVIADIIIRVVRSKINVKGSKMNTLHRLVDNNIEAIVFEVSPQSKIIGIPLKDLKVISDLLIVCILRDEELIYPGGDDIIQAKDKVMIVTLKRAIEDIDDILE from the coding sequence ATGAAAATAGTAATAGTCGGAGCGGGAGTTGTAGGAGAATCTCTTTGCAGCGAATTGTCAGAAGAAGGAAATGACGTTATTCTGATAGAAAAAAGAGAAGAAGTATTAAACAGAATAATAGATACTAATGATATTACAGGACTTGTAGGAAACGGAGCTTCTTATGAAAATCTTTTTGAGGCGGGTGCCGATAAAGCTGATGTCTTTATTGCAGTAACCGAAGCCGACGAGCTGAACATCATTTCATGTATTATAGCTCAGAAAATCGGTGCAAAATATACCATTGCCAGAGTAAGAAATCCCGAATACAGTGCGGATAAGAAATTCGTGAGAGAAGGACTGGGAATATCCATGATGATAAACCCTGAAGAAGAAGCGGCAAAGAGTATAATGAATAAGCTGAAATTTTCCAATGCAACGAGTGTAGACAGTATTTTTTCCAACAGAGCAACTATTCTTGAACTGGAAATAACCAAAGAAAGCAGTTTAAAAGGAATAATGCTGAAAGATCTGGATAAAGTAACGTCGGAAAAAATTATAATTTTCATAGTAAAAAGAGGAAATGAAGTCTTTATCCCTTCAGGAAACTTTGTCCTTGAAGAAGATGACAGTATATATGTTACAGGAACGAGCGATGCAGTAATGAAATTCTATAATGAAATGGGATATCAGCACAAAAATATAAATTCAGCAATGCTTATAGGCGGAGGAACAATTTCCCATTATTTGACTGAAAGACTGTTGAAAATAAAAAAACAGGTAAAAATAATAGAATCGGACAGAGAAAGAGCCGAAAAATTGAGCCGGTCTTATCCTAATGCTATAGTAATAAAAGGAGATGAGACAGATCAGGAACTTTTATTAAATGAAGGTATTAAAAATTATGATGCAGTTCTGGCATTAACTGATAAAGATGAAGAAAATATAGTAATCTCAATGTTCGCAGAGTCTGTAAATGAAGGAAAAGTAATAACTAAAATGAGCAGAACTCTATTGTTGCCGATTTTGGAAGAAAAGGGACTTTATTCGGTTATTGTTCCGAAAAAAGTGATTGCGGATATAATTATAAGAGTGGTACGTTCCAAAATAAATGTTAAAGGCTCAAAAATGAATACGCTTCACAGACTTGTGGATAATAACATAGAAGCAATAGTATTTGAAGTAAGTCCTCAAAGTAAAATAATAGGAATACCGTTAAAAGATTTAAAAGTAATTTCCGATCTTTTGATAGTGTGTATTTTAAGAGATGAAGAACTTATATATCCCGGCGGAGATGATATAATTCAGGCAAAAGACAAAGTTATGATTGTAACTCTTAAAAGAGCAATAGAAGATATTGACGATATTTTAGAATAA
- a CDS encoding type III toxin-antitoxin system ToxN/AbiQ family toxin: MSKKNRLYFIRLTYEYLMYLKKIETRISEKIKRPLIGIVLEVDNKKYFAPLSSPKEKHKLMKENLDIVKIKKGELGIINLNNMIPVIDDKKYRTVIDLNILKKSKSEKERKYFRLLQEQLNYCEKNREFIERKAEKIYEISQKDYKELTKTEKKILSRSNNFKILEKAIEKII; the protein is encoded by the coding sequence ATGAGTAAAAAGAACAGGCTGTATTTCATAAGATTGACTTATGAATATTTGATGTATTTGAAAAAAATTGAAACAAGAATATCCGAAAAAATTAAAAGACCTCTTATCGGAATAGTTTTGGAAGTGGATAATAAAAAGTATTTCGCACCTTTATCTTCTCCAAAAGAAAAACATAAGCTGATGAAAGAAAATTTAGATATTGTCAAGATAAAAAAGGGTGAATTGGGAATTATAAACCTGAATAATATGATACCTGTAATAGACGATAAAAAATACAGAACTGTAATTGACTTGAATATTTTAAAAAAAAGTAAGTCTGAAAAAGAGAGAAAATATTTTCGTTTATTGCAGGAACAACTGAATTATTGCGAAAAAAATAGAGAATTTATTGAAAGAAAAGCCGAAAAGATATATGAAATTTCTCAAAAAGATTATAAAGAACTTACAAAAACGGAAAAAAAGATACTTTCAAGAAGCAATAACTTTAAAATACTCGAAAAAGCAATAGAAAAAATAATATAA